From a single Solenopsis invicta isolate M01_SB chromosome 6, UNIL_Sinv_3.0, whole genome shotgun sequence genomic region:
- the LOC105200453 gene encoding uncharacterized protein LOC105200453: MMIKIFSIQVWRSQKSNKSNLTGKMQPRVTVALERLGHAEIPEQLLVERQRLEKINSDKANELPSGQPMEVVSNQRDIPGSSNNLPEPPKAPANTSSNED, translated from the exons ATGATGATCAAGATATTCAGCATACAAGTTTGGAGATCACAAAAAAGCAACAAG agtaATTTGACGGGAAAAATGCAACCAAGGGTCACAGTGGCGCTGGAGAGGCTTGGCCATGCCGAAATACCAGAACAACTTCTGGTTGAGCGACAAAGGCTGGAAAAAATCAATTCGGACAAGGCAAACGAGCTGCCGAGCGGACAACCAATGGAGGTGGTCTCCAATCAAAGGGACATCCCGGGGAGCAGCAACAATCTCCCGGAACCACCGAAGGCGCCAGCAAACACCAGCAGCAATGAAGATTGA
- the LOC113003667 gene encoding uncharacterized protein LOC113003667 translates to MHKLPAETSIFSAEAWALLEAIGIIEELHWINSVIFTDSLSVLQAISQYNHKADNHIIYKLKHKLFLLDKLNFNLTLCWVPAHKGIPGNENADQAAKIASRQGFIPPFRIPYADYFAEINCNTTNKFRAYLEEAAQVNGTQHASLYQHTLYKRPWFHRKPLDREEIVIINRLRSNHYNLKYSLFRKNMSDSPNCPCGEGRQDANHIIFYCPITIPKSSNLRQYLKDKYPSFQINIFSILGYPTTKLCRLIFHHFHISSRVNSTFEPSRLVHKHEFTSPTRFKGRALNAHFK, encoded by the coding sequence ATGCATAAACTTCCTGCAGAAACATCCATCTTCTCTGCCGAAGCTTGGGCGCTGCTTGAAGCCATAGGAATTATCGAAGAACTTCACTGGATCAATTCCGTCATTTTCACCGACTCACTAAGCGTGCTTCAAGCTATCTCGCAATACAATCACAAGGCCGACAACCACATTATATACAAACTTAAACATAAGCTCTTTCTTCTAGATAAATTAAACTTCAACCTGACACTATGCTGGGTCCCGGCACATAAAGGAATTCCAGGAAACGAAAACGCAGATCAAGCTGCCAAAATTGCGTCCCGTCAAGGATTCATTCCCCCGTTCCGCATTCCATACGCGGACTATTTTGCCGAGATCAACTGTAATACTACCAACAAATTCAGAGCTTATCTGGAAGAAGCGGCACAAGTTAACGGCACCCAACATGCTTCTTTATACCAACATACTCTTTATAAGCGCCCTTGGTTTCATCGCAAACCTCTTGACAGAGAAGAAATAGTAATAATCAACCGACTCAGAAGCAACCACTACAACTTAAAATACAGCTTATTCAGAAAAAACATGTCAGACTCACCGAATTGCCCCTGTGGGGAAGGTCGGCAGGACGCCaatcatatcattttttattgtccTATTACCATTCCGAAATCATCTAATCTCAGACAATACCTTAAAGATAAATATCCTTCATTCCAAATCAACATCTTTTCTATCCTTGGCTACCCTACTACTAAACTATGTCGCCTCATATTTCATCACTTTCATATTTCAAGTCGTGTGAACTCAACATTTGAACCCTCCCGCCTCGTGCACAAGCACGAGTTCACGTCTCCGACGCGATTCAAGGGGAGGGCGCTCAATGCTCACTTTaagtag
- the LOC105201560 gene encoding golgin-45, producing the protein MNTWTNKKHSVHCQPDVHIMGCIERTQGDGMENATIDKIEIKQSRSRLGDTLIYHPTNLKQLGSTAPVTPIGTIVNLVPKNIRNAKQEKHILHSLKSKEPKFVPYEPYKAAVNPIVPFEKRNKKLPKNKSSLNTTVTQIATMKIQDDARMKDSMKESKEKTSEDEWNNEKRIYEVEIRKLKEENSQLETQLKFQAQVNGELKNLLVAAVGEDLETRVHLLTEDKLQLARALLNSAQNLSTHQEQTEWLAGQCEVWRSKFLASSLMVEDLARWKAALCQRTTELQEIMKRLLEEHNVIRDTSLKTYRILTILREKFDSIGTTSGKKHELASTNIVDLTQGCWQLAKILKVSLLSGIPESELQKELNITGLDMKTLAENNAEKLLMNQKLPMTGREDVACTAVMGAAVAVGGQMFLPQCDVNNMTCCPHCSGEIKQI; encoded by the exons ATGAATACTTGGACAAATAAAAAGCACAGCGTTCACTGTCAGCCAG atgTTCATATAATGGGTTGCATTGAGCGAACTCAAGGAGATGGTATGGAAAATGCAacaatagacaagatcgagatTAAACAGAGTCGAAGTCGTCTAGGAGACACTCTTATTTACCATCCCACAAACTTGAAGCAATTAGGGTCAACAGCTCCGGTCACTCCCATTGGTACAATAGTAAACTTGGTGCCAAAAAATATTCGTAATGCAAAACAGGAGAAGCACATCTTGCACTCCTTGAAATCAAAAGAACCAAAATTTGTACCATACGAACCTTACAAAGCTGCTGTAAATCCAATAGTGCCgtttgaaaaaagaaacaaaaaattacccAAGAATAAGTCTAGCTTGAACACCACAGTTACGCAAATTGCTACGATGAAGATTCAAGATGACGCGAGGATGAAGGATAGTATGaaagaaagtaaagaaaaaacatCTGAAGATGAATGGAACAATGAGAAAAGAATATATGAGGTTGAAATTCGTAAGCTGAAAGAGGAAAACAGTCAGCTTGAAactcaattaaaatttcaagcACAG GTCAatggagaattaaaaaatttgttggttgcTGCAGTGGGAGAGGATTTAGAAACAAGAGTTCATTTGTTAACCGAAGATAAATTGCAACTTGCGAGAGCTCTCCTAAATTCGGCCCAAAATTTGTCAACGCATCAGGAACAAACGGAATGGCTAGCAGGCCAGTGTGAAGTTTGGAGAAGTAAATTTCTAGCTAGTAG CTTAATGGTGGAAGATTTGGCAAGATGGAAAGCTGCGCTCTGCCAGAGAACGACAGAACTGCAGGAAATTATGAAACGACTCTTAGAAGAACATAACGTTATTCGGGATACATCGCTTAAAACATACAG AATACTTACGATCCTACGAGAGAAAtttgattccataggaacaacGTCCGGCAAGAAACATGAATTAGCTAGTACCAATATTGTCGATCTTACACAGGGATGTTGGCAACTCGCGAAAATTTTGAAAGTGAGTCTTCTGAGCGGTATCCCGGAGTCAGAATTACAGAAAGAACTGAATATAACTGGTTTAGATATGAAAACACTCGCTGAGAACAACGCGGAGAAG TTGTTGATGAATCAAAAATTACCTATGACTGGGAGAGAAGATGTTGCCTGTACCGCAGTGATGGGAGCGGCGGTCGCGGTCGGCGGACAAATGTTTCTTCCCCAATGCGACGTGAATAATATGACATGTTGCCCACACTGCAGTGGCGAGATtaaacagatttga